GTCGGCAGCGCCAACGGGGCGAACAATATCGCGGTGCTGATCCCGTGCCACCGGGTGGTGCCCGCAAGCGGGGGCGTGGGCGGCTATGCCTATGGTCCGGAGATCAAGGCCGAGCTGCTGCGCCGCGAGGGTGCCGACCAGAAGGAGCTGTTCTGATATGACCAGAAACGATTTCGCGGCGCTCCATCGCAGCGGCGATCCGCTGGTGCTCTACAACGTCTGGGACGCGGGCAGCGCGGTCGCAGTGGCCGAGGCCGGGGCGCAAGCGATCGCCACCGGCAGCCACTCGCTCGCCGGCGCGCAGGGCTACGACGACGGCGAGCACATCCCGTTCGTTCGGCTGACCGAAACCGCCCGGCAGATCGCCGAAGCGGTCGACCTGCCGGTCACGATCGACATGGAAGCGGGCTATGCCACCAATCTCGCCGACCTCGCGCGCAATGCCGATGCGCTGGTCCACGCCGGGGCGATCGGCTGCAACCTCGAAGACCGCCTGATCCGCGCCGGGGGGCTGCGTTCGATCGAGGAACAGGCCGAGCGGATCGCGGCAGTCGATCGCGAGGGTCTGTTCGTGAACGCGCGCACCGACGTGTTTCTCGGGCCGCTTATGGCGGGCAGGGACCCGAACCAGGTCGAACTAGTACACACCGCGATCGAACGCGCCGCCGCCTACCGCGCGGCGGGGCGGGGTGCTTCTTCATCCCCGGTCTCAGCGATCCCGATCTGATCGCGCAAGTGTGCGACGCGGTCGCGCTGCCGGTCAACGTGATGCGTTTGCCCGAGATGGTCAGCAATGCCGAACTGGGGAGGCTTGGCGTCGCCCGTATCAGCTACGGCGGCGCGCCGTGGCGGGCAGCAATGGCGAGTGTAACAGAGGCGGCGAAGGCGGCGTTTTCGGGCTAAGCCGCAACTCGGGCCGCTTCGCGGAAACTCACCAGCTTGCGGCGATCCTCATCCCATAGCGTCAGGATCAAGGGCCGGAACGAATCCCGCGCGGTGTAGCGGTTGACCATGGCCAGGTCAGGGTGAGCCCGGAGCACTTCGGGCAGGCGATAGAATGGTATCCGGCTCGCGAGGTGATGCACGTGGTGGATGCCGATATTGGCGGTGAACCAGCGCAGCACGGGCGGCAGGTCGAGGTGCGTGCTGCCCAGCAGCGCGGCATCGTGGAAAGACCAGTCGTCCTGGTAATCCCAATGCGCCTCTTCGAACTGGTGCTGCACATAAAACAGCCACACGCCCATCGACGCGGCGAGCAGCAACGTCGGGAGAAATACCAGCGCGGTGGTCGCCAGCCCGAACTGATAGACAAGACCGCCCAGCAGCAGCGCAGTCGCCGCATTGGTCGCCATCGCGCTGATCCAGTAGACCGATCCCGCTCTCATCAGGCCGATCGGCAGGCGGTGGCGCAACAGGAACAGATAGGCGGGACCGAACCCGAGGAGCACCGCCGGGTGTCGGTAAAGCCGGTATCCAAAGCGACGCAGCCACGGTTTGCTGCGGAATTCGCGGATGGTCAGCGTATCGACATCGCCGAACCCGCGAGCATCGAGGTTTCCCGTCCCGGCATGGTGCAAGGCGTGAGACCGGCGCCACGGATCGTAGGGCGTCAGCGTGAACACCCCGATGGCCCGACCGAGCCAGTCATTCCCGGCCCGGTTCGGGAAGTAGGCGCCATGCCCGCAATCGTGCTGGATGATGAACAGCCGAAGCAACAGCAGCGCAGCAAGCGGGATGAGCGCCAGGGCGTAATAATATCCCGAATCGATCGCCAGCAGCGTACCCGCGAACACGCCGATGAACGGCACGATCGTAATCGCGAACTCCCACAGGCTGCGAATGGTCTTCGGGTCTCGGAAAGCCGCAAGATCGCGTATCAATTGCTTGGGATCGGGCGCAGTTTCGCGTTGGCTATGAGGGGGCATTCGGTTCCTTGGGGGAGTTGCGGCACTTCGATATGAACGACGTGTTATGGCAGACTTATGGCAAAGTCGCGAAACAGCGGCGCAAATTTCCACGTATCGGCGGGGTTAGTCGACCCATGCCGACTCTGGTTCAATCCAGTTTCGGCGGGAAGCCCGGCTCGCACTTCGCCATCGCACGCTGATACGCATCGCGAGAGCCGATCCGCTGGAGGTACGCTTGCAGGTTCGGCAGGTGGTCGATTGTCATGTTGTTGAAGGCGCGGCTGGTGGTCAGCTGGAATACCATCATGATGTCCGCCGTCGTCAGTTGCGAACCGCCGAAATAGTCGGCTTCGCCCAGCCGGGTTTCGATCTGCTCCCACGCATTGGTCACGCGCTTGGCCAGCGGCGGAGGCATCTGCGCACCGACCGCATTCACGGCGATCTGCATCATGCCGTTGGTCATGAAGGTCGCGTTGGCGAAGTGGAACCAATAGAGGTGATCGGCGAAATCGGGGTGTTCGGGGCCTGGCACCAGATCGGTATCGGGCGCATACTTGCCGATGATGTATTCTACGATCGCGCCGCTTTCGCCGAGCACCAGGCTTTGTCCGTCTTTGGCGTCGGTGATCACCGGAGCAACCTCCATCGGATGCAGCGCCTTCAGTTCGGGCGGAGCCAACCGTGTGTCGGGATCGCGATTGTAGAGCTTAAGTTCGTAATCGAGCTCCAGCTCCTCGAGCAGCCAGACGATGCGTTCGGATTGCGAGATCCGCAGATGGTGGACGGTCAGCATGGGGCGAAATCCTCTCTACTCGTTTCGCGCCCACCCTTTGCTGGCCGGTTCGAGGCTGTCGAGAAAATTCTGCGCGCTATCGAGGTAGTCCTGCCGTTTGCCTTCGTCCATCCGGTCCCAGTTGGAATAGATCCGCCCGATCCGGTGGTTGCTCTCCAGCCGATCGCGGTGGCGGTCCATGAAATGCCAGTACAGCGGGTTGAACGGGCAGGCGCCGTCGCCGGTCTTCTTGCTGACCGAATAGCTGCAGTCCTTGCAGTAGTCCGACATCTTGTTGATGTAGTTTCCACTCGCCGCGTAGGGCTTGGTCGCGAGCTTGCCGCCATCGGCATAGAGGATCATGCCGCTGACATTGGGCAGCTCGACCCATTGATACGCATCGGCATAGACCGCCAGATACCAGTCCTGCACGTCGCGCGGGTTGATCCCGGCGAGCAGGCAGAAATTGCCGAGCACCATCAGCCGCTGGATGTGGTGGGCGTGGGCGTTGGCCTTTGTCGAGCGGATGCAATCGGCGAGGCAGCGCATGTCGGTTTCGCCGGTCCAGAAAAACTCGGGCAGGCCGCGCTGGGCGTTCAGCTGGTTGTCGCTTTCCAGCCCCGGCATGTGCAACCAGTAGAACCCGCGAATGTATTCGCGCCAGCCGATGATCTGGCGGATGAAACCTTCGACCGAATTGATCGGCGCGCGGCCATCTTCGTAGGCCTGTTCCGCGCGCTTGCAGAGCTCCAGCGGGTCGAGCAAGCCGCAATTGATGCTGGTCGACAGCATCGAATGGAACATGTCGTCTTCGCCATGCACCATCGCGTCCTGATAGGGCCGAACTTCTCGATCCGCTCGGCGAAGAACGCGTCGGCGGCCTTTTCGGCGTCGTCTGACGTGACGGGCCAGCCGAACGGTTCGAGATCGCCGAAATGATCGCCGAATTTCTCGCCGACGAGGTCGATCACTTCCCGGGTAGTTTCGTCGGGCTCGAACTTGGGAACCGGTGGCGGGTCCATTTCTTCCTTGGGCGGTTCGCGGTTGTCCTTGTCGTAATTCCAGTCACCGCCGACCGGCTTCCCGCTATCTGTCATCAGGATGCCGGTCTTGCGCCGCATTTCGCGGTAGAAATGCTCCATGGTGAGGTGCTTGCGCCCCTCGGCCCAGTCCTGGAATTCGGCATGCGAGCATAAGAACCGGTCGTCGGGGAGGATATCGACCGGGCAGGCAAACTTGTCGGGCCATTCCTCGATGGCCTGCTGCACCCGCCATTCGCCCGCTTCGACGACGTGAATTTCGCGGGGGTCGTGGCGCTCGACCGCACGCGCGACTTCGCCGGTGAAGCTGCCCGAATTGTCGTCGTCGGTGAGTTCAACGTAATCGACCGTCCACCCGGCATCGCGCAGCTCTTCGGCGAAATGGCGCATGGCCGAAAAGATCAGGACGATCTTCTGCTTGTGATGTCTGACGTAGGTCGCCTCGTCCCAGACCTCCATCATCAGGATGACGGTGTCGTCCTTGGTGCGTCCGCGCAGCGAAGCGAGCGTGCGGTTCAGCTGGTCGCCAAGGATCGGGACGAGGATTGGGCCAGAGGTGGTATTGTTCGACATGCCGCATCAATGAATGGCGCGGCGATTGGTGCCTCAAACGAAGCTGTACGGATCGATATCGATGCCAACCCGCACGCCCGGCGCGAAGTCCTGACCGCCGACCCAATGGTTCAGCACCTGCTGGAGGTTTGCCGAGCGTCGGGCGTTGACCAGGAAGCGATAGCGATAGCGACCCCGCAGCAGCGACAGCGGGGCGGGGGCCGGGCCGAGGATGTAGAGGTCGTCGAGATGGGGGCGGGCATCGCCCAGCCGCACCGCAGCCTCGCGCGCCTCCTTCTCGTCTTCGCTCGACAGGATGATTGCGGCCCAACGCCCGAAGGGCGGGGCACCGGCATCGCGTCGAGCCTCGGTTTCAGCCTCGTAAAAGGCGTCGCGGTCACCGTTTGCCAGCGCCGCGATCACGGGCGCTTCGGGGTGACGCGTCTGAATCAGGACCTCTCCCGGTTTCTCACCACGGCCTGCGCGTCCGGCGACCTGCGCAACCTGCTGGTAGGTGCGCTCGGCAGCGCGCAGGTCTCCGCCTTCGAGGCCGAGATCGGCATCCACCACGCCCACCAAGGTGAGTTCGGGAAAGTGAAACCCCTTGGTCACCAGTTGCGTGCCGACGATCACGTCGATCGCCTTGGCTTCGGCCTGCGCAATGAATTCCGCCGCGCGTTCGGGCGAGCCGAGCGTGTCCGACGTGGCCACCGCGACCCGCGCTTCAGGGAACAGTTCGGCGACCTCATCGGCGATCCGTTCGACTCCCGGACCGCAGGCGACGAGGCAATCGCCTTCGCCGCATTCGGGACAGGTCTCGGGCGGTTGCGTCTCCAGCCCGCAATGGTGGCAGGCGAGTCGGGCGGAGAGGCGGTGCTCGACCAGCCACGCGCTGCAATTGGGGCATTGGAAGCGATGCCCGCAATTGCGGCACAGGGTCAGCGGGGCATAGCCGCGGCGATTGAGGAACAGCAGCGATTGTTCGCCCGCTGCCAGCCGCGCCTCCAGCCCCTCGATCAGCGGGGCCGAGAGCCAGCGGCCATGCGCAGGCTTCTCCTTGGTGAGGTCGACCAGCTTGATATCGGGCAGCTCTGCCCCGCCGAACCGGCTCGGCAGCTCCAGCTTCGTGTAGGTCCCGATATCGGCCATGTGCAGGCTTTCGAGCGCCGGGGTCGCGCTGGCGAGTACTACCGGGATGCCCTCGAACCGGGCGCGCATCACCGA
The Erythrobacter sp. JK5 DNA segment above includes these coding regions:
- a CDS encoding glutathione S-transferase family protein, which produces MLTVHHLRISQSERIVWLLEELELDYELKLYNRDPDTRLAPPELKALHPMEVAPVITDAKDGQSLVLGESGAIVEYIIGKYAPDTDLVPGPEHPDFADHLYWFHFANATFMTNGMMQIAVNAVGAQMPPPLAKRVTNAWEQIETRLGEADYFGGSQLTTADIMMVFQLTTSRAFNNMTIDHLPNLQAYLQRIGSRDAYQRAMAKCEPGFPPKLD
- a CDS encoding fatty acid desaturase, producing the protein MPPHSQRETAPDPKQLIRDLAAFRDPKTIRSLWEFAITIVPFIGVFAGTLLAIDSGYYYALALIPLAALLLLRLFIIQHDCGHGAYFPNRAGNDWLGRAIGVFTLTPYDPWRRSHALHHAGTGNLDARGFGDVDTLTIREFRSKPWLRRFGYRLYRHPAVLLGFGPAYLFLLRHRLPIGLMRAGSVYWISAMATNAATALLLGGLVYQFGLATTALVFLPTLLLAASMGVWLFYVQHQFEEAHWDYQDDWSFHDAALLGSTHLDLPPVLRWFTANIGIHHVHHLASRIPFYRLPEVLRAHPDLAMVNRYTARDSFRPLILTLWDEDRRKLVSFREAARVAA
- a CDS encoding primosomal protein N', translated to MNRVRLLVLNAALGPLDYKLAEGMAVAPGSVVVAPLGPRTVTGIVWDEGRLPGKQVDASKLRALREIIPVPPISKPLRRLIEWTADYYCAPLASVARMVLSSGGALGGPATMTEYRLSGGVPERMTPQRAAAIEALDGEQGTIRELAGIAGVSEGVLRGLVNQGVIEPVTVAIDRPYPPADPDFHQPALSPDQMAVAKRLVQAVEEQTFEPFLLDGVTGSGKTETYFEPIAAAVRFGRQVLVLLPEIALTENFLHRFEQRFGTPPVLWHSSLKSTERRRAWRAISEGPKNGGAQVIVGARSALFLPYAKLGLIVVDEAHEISFKQDDGVRYNARDVSVMRARFEGIPVVLASATPALESLHMADIGTYTKLELPSRFGGAELPDIKLVDLTKEKPAHGRWLSAPLIEGLEARLAAGEQSLLFLNRRGYAPLTLCRNCGHRFQCPNCSAWLVEHRLSARLACHHCGLETQPPETCPECGEGDCLVACGPGVERIADEVAELFPEARVAVATSDTLGSPERAAEFIAQAEAKAIDVIVGTQLVTKGFHFPELTLVGVVDADLGLEGGDLRAAERTYQQVAQVAGRAGRGEKPGEVLIQTRHPEAPVIAALANGDRDAFYEAETEARRDAGAPPFGRWAAIILSSEDEKEAREAAVRLGDARPHLDDLYILGPAPAPLSLLRGRYRYRFLVNARRSANLQQVLNHWVGGQDFAPGVRVGIDIDPYSFV